From the genome of Deltaproteobacteria bacterium:
CAGAAGCTCGAACTTCTGGTCAAACCGAAGGTAAGAAAGCAGAGGCAATTCCTGCAGAAGAATAATCAAACTGATGATACAGTTCATAACAAAGTAGACAGTAGGAATTTATTTTGTTAGCTTCCTTGGCAAATGTTTAGTTACTCTGTTTTATTTTGTATTATATTTATTTTTAGAATTATTTTCGCTCTCAACGTCAATCTTATTGATGATGAGGCTTATCATTGGTCATGGTCTAAAAATCAAATGCTTTCCTACTACGACCACCCTGGAATGATCTCTTGGCTCAACTGGTTATCTACTTCACTTTTGGGCGATACGATATTTGCGATACGACTTCCCTCTTTTATCTTTTACTCCTTGAGTTTAGTCATGCTTTGGAAATTGGCTAAGGAATTATTCGACGAGAAAGTCGCTTTTTTTGTTTGTATGCTGATGCTTTGGACTCCCTTCTGGGGATTTGGTGGCTATGTCAATTCACCCGAACCTGTTTTTATTTTTTTCTGGCTTTTAGGGGCCTGGGTTTTTTGGCAATCCATCCGACCCGATGAAAAAAAATGGTCCTTAAAAAAAACTTGGATTCTTCTGGGGTTGATCATGGGTTTGGGACTGAATTCTAAATTTATTATGGCCATGTTGGCCTTTGGATTTGGAGCCTTCCTATTGTTTTCTAAGAACCATAGAAAGCATTTGCTTTCAAAATGGCCATGGCTGGGATTTTTACTTGCAACGCTTATTTGTATTCCCATCTTTCTTTGGAATATCGAGTTCGACTGGCCAGGCTTTAAATATCAATTTCACGGAAGACATACCGGAGAGGCCCTTTCCTTGGCTCGGTGGCTCACTTGGTTTTCTACTCAATTTTTATTTTACACTCCACCTGTTTACCTACTGATGTTGGTTTCCCTCATTTATTCATTTTTTCATTTAAAAGATCTACGTATTCGTTTTTTATTTTTTCTAGCTCTTCCTAGTTACCTGGTGTTCTACACGCAGCCACTCTTTGCTGATTACAAACCCCATTGGTCTGGCCCTGCCTCCTTTTTTGTCTGCATTCTCGCGGCTCATCTTTATTATACTGGCTGGCTTTATACTGGTTGGCGCAGGAGTTTCAGTAAGTATAAATCCAGCGAGTTTAAAAAAGATAAATGGATTCTCAAACCTGTAAATAAAAAATGGAAACTCAGCTTTTTGGTGTTTCTAATTCCCTTAAATTTATTTATTTATACTCCATTTGTTTACCCTATTTATCCCAAAATTTATAGAGCTCTGACGACCTCGCCGTGGAATCCACGCCATGATCTATCCAATGAGTTTTTTGGATGGGAAGAAGCTGGTCAATATTTTTTAAAACGTCAGAGAGAGCTCCATTCAGAAACAGGAGCCAAACCTTTTCTTTCTGCTATCAGATACGAAACAACGGCCCAAAGTATTTGGGGAACAAAGGAAAATGTTCTGATGCTTAATAAATTTGTCAGTCATTATACCGTGACTCAAAATAAATGGCACTTGCTTGAAAAATACACGGGATCAAGCACTCTGATTCTTACGACTGATAAGTACCCAGATAATCCCATGGAGTTTGCTAAATTTGACTCTTGCACTTCTGAAGAATTTAAATTTTACCGAGTCGATGAGCACTCTCGAACTTTTTATTTTTGGTTTTGCAAAAATTTTCAAGGAATTAAATATAATTAGGGCCCTAAAGGCCCTAAGACTCGCCTTTGGACTTTTTTTAGAGCGAGAACTTTGCGCCTATAAAAAAAGTGGCATTTTCAGAAAGCCGAAATTCACTATTTCTTTTTCCATCCGTAGCCGAAAGCTCGACATAATAATTAAAAAAGTTATTCAACGGAGATTCCCAATTCAATTCGAAGGTTCCTGAGTTATCCAAAAAACTTTTTAAATATCGCAAAAATAAAGTTGCTTGTTTTTGCGACCCTAAATCTGGTAACCGGTAACTCAAGTAAAGATAATTTTGGGTATACAATTCCAATCCGGGCCTTAAGGCCAAAGAAAGATTATTCAGGTAGAACACTTGAGTTGGCCCCAATGATTTTCCTAAATTTTCTATTTCATTTTGATCATATCCAGCGGTATTCATTAAGTACTCAACGCGAAGGTCTCCCCTGGATTCCACACGAAATCCAATCACAGCTAAATGTTGGGCTTCTTTTCTTTTCAGTGGATTTTCTTGCAAACTAAATTGTCCAGGAATAATTTCTTTGGGGTAATAGGCAATGGACCCATCGCTTTGTTTAAAATCGGCATAGAATGAATACGCATCCTTGTAAAAGAAATTAAAGTACCCTCCCCAAAAATTCCTATTTCTTTCTTCAATCCCATAGGTGAGACCAAAATAAGTATTGGAGTCATTTTTACGCCGAGACTCCCATTTAATTAAAGTTTTCTTTTCAAAATTTTGATTGGCAATCCAGTAGGGTTCTCTGTTGCTTTCAGGTTCATGTATCAGAATCAAACTATGATTTCCAAAAAGAGTTAAGTTGGATCTTACTAGGACTTTACCCTTCGCACGATAGAACACTGATTTCTGATCATTTTCAAAATGAAAAAGAATATTGGAAGGACTTAACGACTCTGCAGGCCCCCATTGGAAGTTTTGAAGTCCCATTGTGAAAGCTAAAAAAGAGCTCGCATCATAATCTAAAAAGGCTTCGTTAACATCCCATTTTCCCTCACTCTTATTTATTTTTTTATCTGAAGTTTGGTAATAAACTTCTGAACTGGTGCCTAGAAATCTTGGTCTGAGAACAAATCTAAAATCATTTTTATAATTAAGTTTTAAATCTCCACGAATATCTGTTCTTGCCAGACCCCTTGGGGTGCTAAAAACTTGATTGTCTGGATTGACATCAGATTCGGCAACTTCACGAAGTAACAAGCCATTGATCCATTCCAGGGCCCAGCGAGAACTCCAGGGACTCCTCATTTCAGAGGGAGGTTTTTTAGGAAATCCTTTTTTAGGTGCTCCGACAGAGATTGTATGACTAAAACAAAAAACTAAAAAAATGACGAGGTATTTGAAAAATCTTAATCGAGGCCATTTCAAACATGCTCTATGCATGGGTTAAATTTTCTGCTACAGTTTTGGATAAGGTTTCTTTTACTACAAAAAAACACCCCACTAAAGATAAAACTAAAATATAAAAAGAAACAACAATATAGTTAATGGG
Proteins encoded in this window:
- a CDS encoding glycosyltransferase family 39 protein translates to MFSYSVLFCIIFIFRIIFALNVNLIDDEAYHWSWSKNQMLSYYDHPGMISWLNWLSTSLLGDTIFAIRLPSFIFYSLSLVMLWKLAKELFDEKVAFFVCMLMLWTPFWGFGGYVNSPEPVFIFFWLLGAWVFWQSIRPDEKKWSLKKTWILLGLIMGLGLNSKFIMAMLAFGFGAFLLFSKNHRKHLLSKWPWLGFLLATLICIPIFLWNIEFDWPGFKYQFHGRHTGEALSLARWLTWFSTQFLFYTPPVYLLMLVSLIYSFFHLKDLRIRFLFFLALPSYLVFYTQPLFADYKPHWSGPASFFVCILAAHLYYTGWLYTGWRRSFSKYKSSEFKKDKWILKPVNKKWKLSFLVFLIPLNLFIYTPFVYPIYPKIYRALTTSPWNPRHDLSNEFFGWEEAGQYFLKRQRELHSETGAKPFLSAIRYETTAQSIWGTKENVLMLNKFVSHYTVTQNKWHLLEKYTGSSTLILTTDKYPDNPMEFAKFDSCTSEEFKFYRVDEHSRTFYFWFCKNFQGIKYN